One Fusobacterium ulcerans DNA segment encodes these proteins:
- a CDS encoding glucose-6-phosphate isomerase yields the protein MEKLSLDYSKALGFFNEAELSMMKEQVAVAEKFLNEKTGAGNDYLGWIELPTNYDKEEFQKIKAAAEKIKGDSDVLLVVGIGGSYLGARAAIDFLSHTFYNSLSKEKRNAPEIYYVGNNISGTYLSHLLDILEGKDFSINVISKSGTTTEPAIAFRVLKKHIEEKYGKAGAKDRIYATTDKAKGALKKLADEEGYETFVIPDDVGGRFSVLTPVGLLPIACSGVNIDELMEGARAAQKAYTAPFEENDCYKYAAIRNILNRKGKNIEMLINYEPRLHYLGEWWKQLFGESEGKDGKGLFPAAADFSTDLHSMGQYIQDGRRELFETAVLIGNPEKDITIEEEAVDLDGLNYLSGKGMDFVNKKASQGTLLAHVDGGVPNLVVSIPKATPFNLGYLFYFFEKACGISGYLLGVNPFNQPGVESYKANMFALLGKKGYEKEAEILNKRLENK from the coding sequence ATGGAAAAACTGTCATTGGATTATTCAAAAGCATTGGGATTTTTTAACGAAGCTGAACTGTCTATGATGAAAGAACAGGTAGCTGTGGCTGAGAAATTTTTAAATGAAAAAACAGGAGCTGGAAATGACTATCTAGGGTGGATAGAGCTTCCTACTAATTATGACAAAGAGGAATTTCAAAAAATAAAAGCAGCAGCTGAAAAAATCAAGGGAGACTCAGATGTATTGCTTGTAGTAGGTATAGGGGGATCATATTTAGGAGCAAGAGCAGCTATAGATTTTCTTTCTCATACTTTCTATAATAGCCTTTCAAAAGAAAAAAGAAATGCACCTGAAATTTACTATGTAGGAAATAATATTTCTGGAACATACCTTTCTCATCTTTTAGATATATTAGAAGGGAAAGACTTCTCGATCAATGTTATTTCTAAATCAGGAACTACTACAGAGCCTGCAATAGCTTTTAGAGTATTGAAAAAACATATTGAAGAAAAATATGGAAAAGCAGGAGCAAAGGATAGAATATACGCTACTACTGACAAAGCTAAGGGAGCATTAAAAAAACTTGCTGATGAGGAAGGGTATGAAACATTTGTTATCCCTGATGATGTAGGAGGAAGATTCTCTGTACTTACACCAGTAGGGCTTCTGCCAATTGCTTGCAGTGGAGTAAATATAGATGAATTAATGGAAGGAGCAAGAGCAGCTCAAAAAGCATATACAGCCCCATTTGAAGAAAATGATTGTTATAAATATGCTGCTATTAGAAATATTCTTAATAGAAAAGGAAAAAATATTGAAATGTTGATCAACTATGAGCCAAGACTACATTATCTTGGAGAATGGTGGAAACAATTATTCGGAGAATCAGAAGGTAAAGATGGAAAAGGGCTTTTCCCAGCAGCAGCAGATTTCAGTACTGATCTTCATTCAATGGGACAATATATACAAGATGGAAGAAGAGAATTGTTTGAAACAGCTGTACTGATAGGAAATCCAGAAAAAGATATAACTATAGAAGAGGAAGCAGTAGACTTAGATGGACTTAACTATTTAAGTGGAAAAGGAATGGACTTTGTAAATAAGAAAGCATCACAAGGAACACTTCTAGCTCATGTAGATGGTGGAGTACCAAATCTAGTAGTAAGTATACCAAAAGCTACTCCTTTCAATCTTGGATACCTGTTCTACTTCTTTGAAAAAGCATGTGGAATCAGCGGATATCTTCTAGGGGTAAATCCTTTCAATCAGCCAGGAGTAGAGTCTTACAAAGCTAATATGTTTGCTCTTCTTGGAAAAAAAGGCTATGAAAAAGAAGCTGAAATATTAAATAAAAGATTAGAAAATAAATAG
- a CDS encoding aminopeptidase yields the protein MNYKKENGWNCIDSREAVFDFSEGYKKFLDGAKTEREFVTEGIKLVEKNGFVNAEKKDKLTVGDKVYYVNRGKNLVLAVIGKEDIENGINYVVSHVDSPRLDLKGNPLYEDLDLAYMKTHYYGGIKKYQWASLPLALHGVVVLASGEKVEITIGEKDEDPVFTIPDILPHLSAKIQGDRKTGEVIKGEELQIIVGSIPSSIEDKDVKEKIKYTVLEILNRDYGMIEEDFISAELELVPAGRCRDLGFDRSMIGGYGQDDRICGYTSMMAIIDLKEIPERTAVCFLADKEEIGSTGSTGLKSDYINYVTGDMIYKLKGNFNEMMLRKTLWNSNAMSSDVNAGIDPIFRSVHDAQNAAKIGYGVVVTKYTGARGKSGTNDADAEYVGKIRKMLNDAKVNWQIGELGKVDEGGGGTVAMYLAHLGINTIDIGPALLAMHSPFEVSSKLDVYETYRAYKVFFRN from the coding sequence GTGAATTACAAAAAAGAAAATGGATGGAATTGTATCGACAGCAGAGAGGCAGTATTTGATTTCTCTGAGGGATATAAGAAATTTCTGGATGGAGCAAAAACTGAAAGAGAATTCGTAACTGAAGGAATAAAACTTGTTGAGAAAAATGGATTTGTAAATGCTGAAAAAAAAGATAAATTAACAGTTGGAGATAAAGTATATTATGTAAATAGAGGTAAAAATCTCGTTCTTGCTGTTATAGGTAAAGAAGATATAGAAAATGGAATAAATTATGTAGTATCTCATGTAGATTCTCCAAGACTGGACTTAAAAGGAAATCCTCTATATGAAGATCTTGATCTTGCATATATGAAAACTCACTACTATGGAGGAATAAAGAAATATCAATGGGCTTCTCTTCCGTTAGCTTTACACGGAGTAGTAGTATTAGCTTCAGGAGAAAAAGTTGAAATAACTATTGGAGAAAAGGATGAAGATCCTGTATTTACTATTCCCGATATATTACCTCATCTTTCTGCTAAAATACAGGGAGATAGAAAAACTGGAGAGGTAATAAAAGGGGAAGAACTTCAAATAATAGTTGGAAGTATTCCATCTTCTATAGAAGATAAAGATGTAAAAGAAAAAATAAAATATACAGTTCTTGAAATATTAAACAGAGATTATGGAATGATAGAAGAAGACTTTATTTCTGCTGAATTGGAATTAGTTCCAGCTGGAAGATGCAGAGATTTAGGATTTGATAGATCAATGATAGGTGGATATGGACAGGACGACAGAATATGTGGTTATACTTCTATGATGGCTATAATAGATCTTAAAGAAATTCCAGAGAGAACAGCAGTATGTTTCCTAGCTGATAAAGAAGAAATAGGTTCTACAGGAAGTACAGGGCTTAAATCAGACTATATCAACTATGTTACAGGAGATATGATATATAAGCTAAAAGGAAACTTTAATGAAATGATGCTGAGAAAAACATTGTGGAATTCAAATGCAATGTCATCAGATGTAAATGCAGGGATAGACCCTATATTCAGAAGTGTACATGATGCACAGAATGCTGCTAAAATAGGATATGGAGTAGTAGTTACAAAATATACTGGAGCAAGAGGGAAAAGTGGAACTAATGACGCTGATGCAGAATATGTAGGGAAGATAAGAAAAATGCTTAATGATGCTAAAGTTAACTGGCAGATAGGAGAGCTTGGAAAAGTAGATGAAGGTGGAGGAGGAACAGTTGCTATGTACCTTGCTCATTTAGGTATCAATACCATTGATATAGGGCCAGCTCTGCTAGCTATGCACTCACCTTTTGAAGTTTCATCTAAACTAGATGTATATGAAACTTACAGAGCCTACAAAGTATTTTTTAGAAACTAA
- a CDS encoding GNAT family N-acetyltransferase, with translation MEYGEVSFRKGVRDDVETVVELLRERCRWMDRKGIQQWNNEGYLSFYNQNYFSSKADNGELYVAEIGEKIVGMFVLLEKDKRWDDDISAYYLHNFTTDPEIRGLGGIILKYCEEKAIQDGKERFRLDCSVKSKELNDYYASKGFVFAGICDESPYYIGNKREKKLS, from the coding sequence GTGGAATATGGAGAAGTAAGTTTTAGAAAAGGTGTAAGAGATGATGTGGAAACTGTTGTAGAGCTGCTGAGAGAAAGATGCAGATGGATGGACAGAAAAGGTATACAGCAGTGGAACAATGAAGGGTATCTGAGTTTCTATAATCAGAATTATTTTTCCAGCAAAGCAGATAATGGAGAATTGTATGTAGCTGAAATAGGAGAAAAAATAGTTGGAATGTTTGTTCTTCTAGAGAAAGACAAGAGATGGGATGATGATATTTCAGCTTACTATCTTCATAATTTTACTACTGATCCAGAGATAAGAGGGCTTGGAGGAATAATACTTAAATATTGTGAGGAAAAAGCTATTCAAGATGGAAAAGAAAGATTCCGTTTAGATTGCAGTGTGAAAAGCAAAGAATTAAATGATTACTATGCAAGTAAAGGTTTTGTTTTTGCTGGAATATGTGATGAAAGCCCTTATTATATAGGGAACAAAAGAGAGAAAAAATTAAGTTAA
- a CDS encoding S-layer homology domain-containing protein, whose product MKKILIINFMIFNIGFAALGYEDLNKEHWAYSSVENLVKKGIIKENSYKFNGGDPVSRYEFAYDLSKVLDKVDLEKANKEDLNILEALILEFSKELNKIGFDTETYNSKIDNINETVELLKRRVNENEIIIDQLKVRIEKLENKK is encoded by the coding sequence TTGAAAAAAATATTAATAATTAACTTTATGATTTTCAACATAGGATTTGCTGCTTTAGGTTATGAAGATCTTAACAAAGAGCATTGGGCTTATTCCTCAGTAGAAAATCTTGTAAAAAAAGGAATAATAAAAGAAAATTCATATAAATTCAATGGAGGAGATCCTGTATCTAGATATGAGTTTGCTTATGATCTTTCAAAAGTACTAGACAAAGTAGATCTTGAAAAGGCCAATAAAGAAGATTTGAATATACTTGAAGCTTTAATTCTTGAGTTTTCAAAAGAACTGAACAAAATAGGATTTGATACAGAGACTTATAATTCAAAAATAGATAATATAAATGAAACTGTAGAATTGTTAAAAAGAAGAGTAAATGAAAATGAAATAATAATAGATCAGCTTAAGGTAAGGATAGAAAAGTTAGAAAATAAGAAATAG
- a CDS encoding GntP family permease, with translation MQLVIALLLGLALVIFFILKTKIQAFPALLISAIFIGLLAGMPTNEIMASISSGFGGTLSSIGIVIGLGVMMGKILEVTGGAKKMASVILKLVGIKRTEVVLLLSGWLISIPVFCDSGFVILSELAKEFSRNTKKSMVKLGCCLGAGLYLTHHLVPPTPGPLGVAAILGVDVGQLIIWGTIVSVLMMPVALIYSKYISNKLPDIIPESTSEVKFTDENLPNGLMSFLPIIVPVILILINTVSTAKGINNPIISIVGNPITAILIGTLLAIYGLTASVSRDEVVRTLEASLADAGLIICITGAGGALGSVLRTSGIGDYVANIIASSSFPPILLPMIMSSLLKLSQGSGTVAMITTASILSPMISGLGISPLITTLAICVGAQCASIINDSYFWVVTKFSGMDVKVGLKAWSTTTFVMSITGCFIVFIFSFFL, from the coding sequence ATGCAATTAGTAATAGCTTTATTATTAGGATTGGCTCTTGTTATCTTTTTTATACTTAAAACTAAAATTCAAGCATTTCCAGCATTACTTATAAGTGCTATATTTATAGGGTTACTTGCAGGTATGCCAACTAACGAGATAATGGCTTCTATATCATCAGGGTTTGGTGGAACATTATCAAGTATAGGAATAGTTATCGGCCTTGGTGTTATGATGGGAAAAATTCTTGAAGTTACAGGTGGAGCAAAAAAAATGGCTTCTGTAATCTTAAAGTTAGTAGGAATCAAAAGAACTGAAGTAGTTTTATTACTATCTGGATGGCTAATTTCTATTCCTGTATTTTGTGACTCTGGTTTTGTTATATTATCAGAATTAGCAAAAGAATTTTCACGTAATACAAAAAAATCAATGGTTAAATTAGGTTGCTGTCTTGGAGCTGGGTTATATTTAACACATCACTTAGTTCCTCCAACACCTGGTCCACTTGGTGTTGCTGCAATTCTAGGTGTTGATGTTGGTCAATTAATTATATGGGGAACTATAGTTTCAGTGTTAATGATGCCTGTTGCCCTTATTTATTCTAAATATATATCAAATAAACTTCCAGATATAATTCCTGAATCAACAAGTGAAGTAAAATTTACAGATGAAAATTTACCTAATGGTCTTATGTCTTTTTTACCAATAATCGTTCCTGTTATTTTAATTCTTATTAATACAGTAAGTACAGCAAAAGGAATTAATAATCCTATAATCTCTATTGTTGGTAATCCTATAACTGCAATTTTAATTGGTACTCTTCTTGCTATATATGGTTTAACTGCTAGCGTTTCAAGAGATGAAGTAGTAAGAACACTAGAAGCATCACTAGCAGATGCTGGACTGATTATATGTATAACTGGGGCAGGGGGGGCTTTAGGTTCAGTATTAAGAACTTCTGGAATAGGAGATTATGTTGCAAATATAATTGCCTCATCAAGTTTTCCACCTATTCTTTTGCCTATGATAATGTCATCACTACTTAAATTATCACAAGGAAGTGGAACAGTAGCTATGATAACAACAGCATCAATTTTATCACCAATGATTTCTGGGCTAGGTATTTCACCATTAATAACAACTCTAGCAATATGTGTTGGAGCACAGTGTGCATCAATTATTAATGATAGTTATTTCTGGGTTGTTACAAAATTCTCTGGAATGGATGTAAAAGTTGGTTTAAAAGCTTGGAGTACTACTACTTTTGTCATGAGTATAACAGGTTGTTTTATAGTATTTATTTTTAGTTTTTTCTTATAA
- a CDS encoding DNA-3-methyladenine glycosylase I, with the protein MKEIRRCEWAKGELDIKYHDEEWGKPEFNDEKLFEIFILETMQAGLSWSTILKKRENMRKAFDKFNYKVIAEYDDKKKKSLLENEGIIRNRLKIDALISNAKAFMKIQEEYGSFSKYIWEFTDNKPIVNKWENISEVPAKTEISDKMSKELKKKGFKFAGSTICYAFMQATGMVNDHMVWCEEYKESKAK; encoded by the coding sequence ATGAAAGAGATCAGAAGATGTGAGTGGGCAAAAGGGGAACTGGATATAAAATACCATGATGAAGAGTGGGGAAAACCAGAATTTAATGATGAAAAACTTTTTGAGATATTTATTCTGGAAACTATGCAGGCAGGTTTGAGCTGGAGTACTATCTTGAAAAAAAGAGAAAATATGAGAAAAGCTTTTGATAAATTTAACTATAAAGTAATTGCTGAATATGATGATAAAAAGAAAAAATCTCTTTTGGAAAATGAGGGGATAATTCGTAACAGACTAAAAATAGACGCTTTGATTTCTAATGCTAAGGCTTTTATGAAGATACAGGAAGAGTATGGAAGTTTCAGTAAATATATATGGGAATTTACTGATAATAAGCCAATAGTAAATAAATGGGAAAATATTTCTGAGGTTCCAGCTAAGACAGAAATATCTGATAAGATGAGCAAGGAATTGAAGAAAAAAGGATTTAAATTTGCAGGGTCAACTATCTGCTATGCCTTTATGCAGGCCACTGGAATGGTAAATGATCATATGGTCTGGTGTGAAGAGTATAAGGAATCAAAAGCCAAATAG